A window of the Helianthus annuus cultivar XRQ/B chromosome 4, HanXRQr2.0-SUNRISE, whole genome shotgun sequence genome harbors these coding sequences:
- the LOC110935451 gene encoding exocyst complex component EXO70A1 — protein MADDHHLTPLEQAHQIIHRYDSETRITFQSNRHELDTYLQAVDEIQRNMDSITVSGDDGEQTEQQSTKVNSSIQIAMARLEDEFRNILLSHVSPIETDDYVSRSTSSLSEFHDYVSRTVTDDDDSVSVSVHTTGDDDVSRTDDNSVSLHTTGDDDVSRTDLGESSTTARLSNYRSMSSIREIDLIPSDSIHDLRSIAERMIAAGYFRECVQVYGAVRKSAVDASFKKLGVEKFSIGDIQRLEWEALNAKIGKWIRAARVCVRVLFASEKRLCQLIFEHLEPEADDNCFMETVKAPAIQLFNFAEAISISRRSPEKLFKILDLHDAVLDLLPDIESVFDSKSSESVRVQATEILSRLAEAARGMLSEFENAVLREPSKVPVPGGTIHPLTRYVMNYISLISDYKHTLGELIVSKPATGSRYSDDLTTPDMDFTDHEGQSALALHLIWIIVILQFNLEGKSKHYKDNSLAHVFIMNNIHYIVQKVKGSPELREMIGDNYLKKLTGKYRQAATRYQRATWVGVLYCLRDEGLHMTGSFSSGVSKSALRERFKSFNAMFEEVHRMQALWLIPDTQLREELQISISEKLIPAYRSFLGRFRTHIEHGRHPENYIKYSVEDLETAVLDFFEGNAVNQHSRRRSSS, from the coding sequence ATGGCGGACGACCACCACCTTACACCTCTCGAACAAGCTCACCAGATCATCCACCGCTACGACTCTGAAACTCGCATCACCTTCCAATCCAACCGTCACGAACTCGACACGTACCTCCAAGCCGTCGATGAAATCCAACGCAACATGGACTCCATCACCGTCTCCGGCGACGACGGAGAACAAACAGAACAACAGTCAACGAAAGTCAACTCCTCCATCCAAATCGCCATGGCTCGTCTCGAAGACGAGTTCCGCAACATCCTTCTCTCACACGTATCTCCAATCGAAACCGATGATTACGTCAGCAGATCCACCAGCTCCTTATCCGAATTTCACGATTACGTCAGCCGTACAGTCACAGACGATGATGATTCCGTTTCTGTTTCCGTTCACACTACCGGCGATGATGACGTCAGCCGAACAGACGACAACTCCGTTTCCCTTCACACTACCGGAGATGATGACGTCAGCCGAACAGATCTAGGAGAATCCAGTACAACAGCAAGACTTTCGAACTACAGATCTATGAGCAGTATTCGCGAGATCGATCTGATACCGTCCGATAGCATACACGATCTCCGATCAATCGCCGAGCGTATGATCGCCGCCGGTTACTTCCGCGAGTGTGTTCAGGTGTACGGAGCCGTACGGAAGTCCGCCGTGGACGCGAGTTTTAAGAAGCTCGGAGTTGAGAAATTCAGCATCGGCGATATCCAACGCCTCGAGTGGGAAGCGCTCAACGCGAAGATCGGGAAGTGGATTCGCGCCGCTAGGGTTTGTGTTAGGGTTTTATTCGCTAGCGAGAAGAGACTCTGTCAGTTAATATTCGAACATCTGGAACCAGAAGCTGATGATAACTGCTTCATGGAAACGGTTAAAGCTCCGGCGATCCAGCTGTTCAATTTCGCCGAAGCGATAAGTATCAGCCGGAGATCACCGGAGAAACTGTTTAAAATACTGGACTTACACGACGCCGTATTGGACTTATTACCTGATATCGAGTCGGTTTTCGACTCGAAATCATCGGAATCTGTTAGGGTTCAAGCAACAGAGATTCTCTCCAGGCTAGCAGAAGCTGCTAGAGGAATGTTATCCGAGTTTGAAAACGCGGTTCTCCGTGAACCGTCTAAAGTTCCGGTTCCTGGGGGTACGATTCATCCGTTAACACGGTATGTTATGAATTACATTAGCTTGATTTCGGATTATAAACATACCTTAGGTGAATTGATAGTTTCCAAACCTGCAACTGGTTCGAGATACTCGGATGATTTAACTACTCCGGATATGGATTTTACGGATCATGAAGGTCAATCAGCGTTAGCGCTGCATTTAATTTGGATAATTGTTATCTTACAATTCAACTTAGAGGGAAAGTCGAAACATTATAAAGATAATTCATTAGCTCACGTGTTTATCATGAACAACATTCATTACATTGTTCAAAAGGTTAAAGGATCACCGGAATTAAGGGAAATGATTGgtgataattatttaaaaaagcTTACGGGGAAATACAGGCAAGCCGCGACAAGATACCAACGCGCAACGTGGGTTGGGGTGTTGTATTGTTTGCGAGATGAAGGGTTACACATGACTGGAAGCTTTTCGTCTGGTGTTTCGAAGAGTGCGTTAAGGGAACGGTTTAAATCATTTAATGCTATGTTTGAAGAAGTACACAGAATGCAGGCGTTATGGTTAATACCTGATACGCAGCTTCGTGAGGAGTTGCAAATTTCGATATCAGAAAAGTTGATCCCTGCTTACCGATCATTTCTTGGAAGGTTCAGGACTCATATTGAACACGGGCGGCATCCCGAAAACTATATCAAGTATTCGGTTGAAGATCTCGAGACTGCGGTTTTGGATTTCTTTGAAGGAAACGCAGTTAATCAGCATTCGAGAAGAAGATCATCATCATAG
- the LOC110935450 gene encoding transmembrane protein 87A — protein MPFLDSLTAISLLLFVTVLTVHASVHNYAGVKFARKGNAYVVHGGSEGIYYSHPNLNGSDASSNGDAYIKFEEIIFRRPQEASNFSTGMIYAILFEVDDRETIGGSAYGGQRAICCTADLAKLGACKEGEVIHRLSTSNPGWPEIFGVSFDVNDETSTMQPRSVQITRTGMYNLYFMHCEPRLADMVVEGKTIWKNPNGYLPGRMAPLLNFYGFMSLAFLVLGIFWFSQYARFWKEVLHLQNCITLVITLGMLEMALWYFDYAEFNESGVRPTGITIWAVTFGTIKRTISRLIILTVSMGYGVVRPTLGGLTSKVVMLGGTFFLASEVLELVEHVGAVSDFSGKAILFLSLPVAVLDAFFVLWIFTSLSSTLNKLQAKRMMAKLDIYRKFTNALAVAVIVSVGWICYELYFKSTDIYNEQWQNAWIIPAFWHVLSFSLLCVICALWAPSQNSMRYAYSDDGSEEFDKDDTLTLIKPSPVPISAKDVGDVRSEDDVDLEEDKTE, from the exons ATGCCGTTTCTGGATTCCTTAACGGCGATATCGCTGTTACTGTTCGTTACGGTTTTAACCGTTCATGCTTCCGTTCATAATTACGCCGGAGTTAAGTTCGCCAGAAAAGGAAATGCGTATGTAGTTCATGGAGGAAGTGAAGGAATCTATTACTCGCATCCGAATCTCAACGGTTCTGATGCATCTTCTAACGGCGATGCGTATATTAA GTTTGAAGAGATCATATTTAGAAGGCCACAAGAGGCTTCAAATTTCAGCACAGGGATGATATACGCCATTCTTTTTGAGGTAGATGACAGAGAAACAATAGGCGGTTCAGCCTATGGAGGCCAAAGAGCCATCTGCTGCACAGCAGATCTAGCAAAATTGGGTGCGTGTAAAGAAGGTGAAGTTATTCACCGCCTGTCAACATCAAATCCCGGGTGGCCTGAAATTTTCGGTGTCTCATTTGATGTCAATGATGAAACTTCCACTATGCAACCAAGATCTGTACAAATCACAAGAACAGGGATGTATAATTTGTACTTCATGCATTGTGAACCGAGGCTAGCTGATATGGTTGTAGAAGGAAAAACCATATGGAAAAATCCGAACGGTTATCTCCCGGGTCGAATGGCACCACTTTTGAACTTCTACGGGTTCATGTCACTTGCGTTTTTAGTTCTCGGAATCTTTTGGTTCTCTCAATATGCGAGATTCTGGAAAGAGGTTTTACATTTGCAAAACTGTATAACCTTAGTTATAACATTGGGTATGTTAGAGATGGCATTGTGGTATTTTGATTATGCAGAATTTAACGAAAGTGGGGTGCGGCCGACGGGTATTACTATATGGGCGGTAACTTTTGGCACTATAAAGCGCACTATTTCGCGGTTAATTATTTTAACTGTTTCAATGGGGTATGGTGTTGTAAGACCAACTTTGGGTGGTCTTACTTCAAAAGTTGTCATGCTTGGAGGAACATTTTTTCTTGCTTCTGAAGTGCTTGAGTTGGTAGAACATGTCGGTGCTGTTAGTGATTTCTCGGGAAAGGCGATTCTGTTTTTATCTCTACCTGTGGCAGTCTTGGATGCATTTTTTGTTTTATGGATATTTACCTCACTTTCTTCAACTTTAAATAAGCTACAG GCTAAAAGAATGATGGCCAAATTAGATATATACAGGAAATTCACAAATGCTTTGGCTGTAGCTGTTATTGTATCAGTCGGCTGGATATGCTATGAG CTTTATTTTAAGTCAACCGATATATACAATGAGCAATGGCAAAACGCTTGGATTATACCTGCCTTCTGGCATGTTCTGTCCTTCTCTCTTCTTTGTGTCATATGTGCTCTGTGGGCCCCATCTCAAAATTCAATGCG ATATGCGTATTCGGATGACGGAAGTGAAGAGTTTGACAAGGATGATACATTGACTCTGATAAAACCATCCCCCGTTCCTATTTCCGCAAAGGATGTAGGTGATGTAAGATCTGAAGATGATGTTGATTTGGAAGAAGATAAAACAGAGTAA